The sequence below is a genomic window from Actinokineospora baliensis.
CAGTCGGCGGCCACCGTCGCGGCGGAAGGCGTCCACGGGGGTGGTGCCGAGTGTGTCCGACAGGATGCGCACCGACCCGTACACGGCCGACAGCGCGAGAGCGGCGTCCGGGGTCAGGTCGGCGGTGGCGTCGGTGTCGGTCGTCCACCCCATCAAGCCGGACGTGTCGGTGGCCTCTGCGGCGTCGACGTTGTCCGATCGGGATTCGGTGCGCGGCAGCGAGGGAGCGAGAAACGACAGGAAGCCCAACTAGCGGCCTCCCATGCGGGTCTTGGCCGCGCACAGCGCGAGCACGATCAGCGCCAGCCCGGCGACGATCCGCCCGGCGGGCGAGTAGATCGCGCCGACGCCGTGGGCGACCAGCGCCGCACCGGCCAACGCGACCAGCTCCGGCGCGTTGCGCGCGACGAAGTCAGCCGTGGTCGCTCGTGCGATCGACAGCCAGTGGCGGGCGGTCGGCTTGTCGGTGTCACTCATCGGCCGTGCCCTCCCTTCACCATGGGTCCTCCGGCTCCGTCCAGGGGTCGCCATCGACCAGGAAGCCATCCGACATTCGGGGGCGCGCATCGCGATACAGGCGCGCGCGGTGCAACGCGATGACGAATGCCACGGCCAGGTCGATATGGCGGCGCGATGTCGGGGACTCTTTTGTAATGCGCTCTCCGCGCGAATCCGTTTTCACCACACAGTTGTTCACGTGGCGGGTCAGCTCCGGCTGTCCGGCATGGGTAATCTCGCCGTCAACGATCGCGCTATAGGCGCCCTGGGTCGCTGGAACCATGCGAGCCACCGAGTTCGGGAACTCGACCATGGGCAAACCGTCATCCTCAAGCATCTGCGCCTGAACGGAGAACCACGCCGGATCGAACGCGACTTCGCGAACCGCGTACGTGCGGCAGACCTCCCGAACGCGCTCCACGACGTCATGGATCGGGGTTCGCCAGTGCGGGTCGTCAGGCTTTGCTTCCCAGTGCCCCAAGGCTTGGACGTGGAGATCCGACAGTCTGACCCCGACCAACGCTGTGGAGTCGTTTCGCCACGCAGAGTCGACCGCGACCACCAACGCGTCGCCCGGAACGAAGGTGCTGTCCGCCCGGGACAGGCGCGACCAGGCTCCGTGAGGGAGCCAAACAGCGCCGCCGCGGACGAACTCGTTCAAGCGGTACATTCGGAAGTTGGATTCCGGAGTTCGCTTGACGCTCGACACAAAGTCGGCCTGGTTCATAATCGACCACGACGGGTTGCAACGCTCCCATACCGCCGGGTCCGTGTGGTCGACCGTCTCTCCAGGCTGAACCCCGAACCATGCCGACCAGAACGTAGGGTCCTCTTCCTCGCCGGAGGCCACACGGAAGCCGTAGTCCACCAGCGAAGCGAAAGGGCCATCCGGATATGGACCTGCGGTCGAGATCACAAGCACAAGGGGCTGTCGCCGCTGTGCGGACCCGAGAGTCAGCGCGTCAAAGAGATCGCTGTTCTTCGCCTGTGCGTACTCGTCCATCACGACAAAGGAGGGGTTTAGTCCCTGCTGTAGACCCGCGTCGGCGGACACCGCGAAGAAGCTCCCGCCGGTGGCATGGCACACGATCCGATCCCGGAGAACCGTGCACATCTCGGACAGGATCGGCGACATGCGAACCATCCGCGCCGCCTCCCTGAAAAGAAGCCTCGCCTGTTCGCGCGTATTCGCTGCGCACACCACTTCAGGTGCTTTATCGCGCGTGTCCGCGCAAAGATGATAAAGAGCGAGTGCAGCCGCAAGAGCTGTCTTGCCATTTTTTCGCGCCACACCGAGAACGGCGGTCCGATGCTTTCGCGACCCGTCCGCGTCGAGCCGGTAGATCGCGTCGATGACGATCTTCTGCCACGCTAGTAGTCGGAATCGACTCCCCAGATACGAGCCCCCCAGCGTGAGGTGTTGAACGAACCGGCGAACCCGCTTCCCTTCAGTGGTGAACCCCAGGAAGAGAACCACCCCCGCCCGGTCACTCGTCCTCGAAATCCCCCAGAAGGTCGGCAAGGGTCGCTTGCTTGATTGCGTTCGCCGCGAGGCCCAGACGAAGGCGCGATTCGAGATTTAGTCCCAGAACCGTTTCAATCGCGCGCATCTCGCGCTCCGTGCTTTCCACGAACCGCAACAGTGGATGCGCGACCGGCTGTCCCGTACTGCCCTCGGTGACCACGCCGTCAGCCGCGATCCGGCGAAGGAAGGCGTCCCGCCGGTCATGCAACTCGCAGTACCGCGCCACCACGTATCGGTCCGTGACCGGGTGGTACGCCCCACTAGCCGCCGACCACACAGCCCGCCACACCTCACGCCCCACCACGCCCAGCGATGTCGGTACCCGTGGCGACCGGCCGCTGTGCACGGTCGGTGCCGCTCGCGCATCGGTGGGACCGCGGGCGTTTCCGCTCGGTTGTGCATTGGCGCGCGACACCCCGCCCCCTTTCGACGATCTCCCATGTCGACCGGAAGACACCCTTCAAGGAGTGGTGGGCTTGTTACACGCTGCGACGCTATTCACTCGAAAGTGTGAAAGATCGCGAGAATGAGACTCTTCGATCTTTAAACCCGCGCCCCCGGTCTGACAATTTTTGCAGGCGCCTGGGGAATAGCCACCCCCCAGGTCGGCCAACTCGACAGCCCCACTGAGGAAGGATCTAAGGTATGCCCATGTCTGCGCTCACCAGCTTGGCACCATGGAGCGTCGTGCTCGTGCTGGCACTCATTTGCGGGGCTGTCGTGACATTGGTCGTGGTCGCGCTTGGACGGAGGCAACCGGGTGACGAAATCGAAATTAGGTTGTTCCTGGCAAAGATCAAGATCACCTCCGCCGAACGTCAGAAGCTTGGCCCCGGTGCCACTGCTGACGTCGCGGAGATCGCTACGGAGGCGGTCACTAGCTCCGGGCAACCACCGGGGGGCTGACACGCCGGACCGATCAACCACCGGTTGCGGGAAGGGTGAGGCGCTACGCGGACCGGCTTGGCGTCCGTCCCGGGCTCACCCATGATCATGTCGCTCCCACCTGCGAAGCCGTTCCAGGTTGGCGTCCGGCGCGAAGGCCAGGAAGGTCCCGTCGGCGGAGTCGCAGTCGAGTTCTTTTGCGTAGCGCCAACGTTTTCCGGAGTTGACGCGTCCCATGTGGAGCCAGAGGCCCCGCCTCTTCGCGTGCTGAGCGAGCTGTGCGGCGTCTGGCGACAGCTTCCAGTCGGTGGTACCGCCGATGAACAGAACGTCGATCGACGCCCACGGGATCGCGCGCTCCACCAGGCCGTCCTGGGCAACCAGGGCGGCGCGATAGCCGCGGGCGCGGATCGCGTCGAACCACGGCGCCGACCGGGCCAGCGTGGCGCGGGCGTCGCCGACGACGTCCGGGGCGGTGGCGAACAGACAGCGGTAGTGCCCGTGGAGGCGGTCGAGCCAACGTAACCACGCTTCATCACCTGGGTAGCCGCTGCCAAAGCATCCCGTGTCCGCTGCCCAACGTGTCCCGGGGGTCGGCACACGGCCTTCCGCTGGAGTGCACATCTGTCCCAGCTCCCCGGTGGTCATCGCCGCCCGGATGGCGGCGGAACTCGCGTTGGCCAGGTAGAGCACGCCGCACCCCCTTCGCAGCGAGCACGAGCGCGGCGCTACACCACACGCTCTTGACCAGGAGGAAGCCGCATACCGTCGCGGCGGTGATGGGGAGTCCGGCCAGGGGCAGGAACACGAAGGTGTCCACCACGGCGCCGACGACGTTGGAGATCACGGCGGCGACAACCCAGCCGTGGCGGCGGAGTCGGGTGAACACCGTGTAGTCCGCCAACTCCGACAGCGCGAACGCCGCGCCGCTGGCGATGGCGACCGCAGGTGCGATAGCCGCGGAGATGACGGTGCCGACGGCGATCACGAAGAGCACTGGCCGTCGGCCGCCGACGTGGTGGAGCGCGTCGCGAAGGGTGAGAACGGCTCCGGCGGCGTAGGTCCCCGCTGTGACGGTCAGGCCGAAACCTGCGGGAACGAGTCCGAGAGTGGTCGTCAGCATGTTCGCGCCGACGACCGCAGCGAGAAAGGCCAGCGCGAGCGCGCACGTGAACAGCCGTGGCACGAAGCCTCCAGGGCTAGGACGGGGAGCGGGTCGAACACGACTGGCACAGCGGCCCGGACCGCGGAGCACCACGGGAACCGCGACTGCGGTAGGCACCCCAGCCCCATTCGCAGCGTTCGGGCGTGATGCCGCGCGCAAGCGCTTCTGCGGAGAGGCGGTCGAGCCATCGGACGACGTCCGGGTACCACTGGCGGATCTCGTCCAGCTCTCCCGACGCGGCGAAGGCGCCGCACAGGCACTCGCCGCTCATGTGTAGGTGATCGGCGACCGGATTGCGGGGTACGGCGAAGCGAGCGCGGTAGGTGTTCAGGTCGAGCTTGGTCCACAGCGCGAGCGGACTCACCCAGACCACCGAGCCTTCGCGCTCGTGCAGCGGCACCTGGATCCGGCGGGCGGATTCCTCGCGACGGCGACCGGCAATGAAGATCACCCGTTCGCGGCGCGGGTGCGTCACCAGCTCGCGCCGCGCTTGCCGCAAGCCTCGTTCCTTCAGGCGTTGGTACATCTTGAAGTGGTGTGCGGGGCCGGGGAAGCCTTGGGCAAGCACCAGGTCCCGATAGGTCGAGCCTTCCGGGGGGAAGCGCTCGAGCAGCGGCAGGCCCCACGCCCGGCAGGTCTCCCGGACGAAGACGCGGGTCGCCTCGATGCCGATGGTGGTGTTCGCGTGGATCGCGTGGGTGGCACGTTCACGCATCAAGTGCGTGAGCGCGGTTGAGTCGT
It includes:
- a CDS encoding phage terminase small subunit P27 family; its protein translation is MSSGRHGRSSKGGGVSRANAQPSGNARGPTDARAAPTVHSGRSPRVPTSLGVVGREVWRAVWSAASGAYHPVTDRYVVARYCELHDRRDAFLRRIAADGVVTEGSTGQPVAHPLLRFVESTEREMRAIETVLGLNLESRLRLGLAANAIKQATLADLLGDFEDE
- a CDS encoding terminase large subunit domain-containing protein; this encodes MVLFLGFTTEGKRVRRFVQHLTLGGSYLGSRFRLLAWQKIVIDAIYRLDADGSRKHRTAVLGVARKNGKTALAAALALYHLCADTRDKAPEVVCAANTREQARLLFREAARMVRMSPILSEMCTVLRDRIVCHATGGSFFAVSADAGLQQGLNPSFVVMDEYAQAKNSDLFDALTLGSAQRRQPLVLVISTAGPYPDGPFASLVDYGFRVASGEEEDPTFWSAWFGVQPGETVDHTDPAVWERCNPSWSIMNQADFVSSVKRTPESNFRMYRLNEFVRGGAVWLPHGAWSRLSRADSTFVPGDALVVAVDSAWRNDSTALVGVRLSDLHVQALGHWEAKPDDPHWRTPIHDVVERVREVCRTYAVREVAFDPAWFSVQAQMLEDDGLPMVEFPNSVARMVPATQGAYSAIVDGEITHAGQPELTRHVNNCVVKTDSRGERITKESPTSRRHIDLAVAFVIALHRARLYRDARPRMSDGFLVDGDPWTEPEDPW
- a CDS encoding VUT family protein; the encoded protein is MPRLFTCALALAFLAAVVGANMLTTTLGLVPAGFGLTVTAGTYAAGAVLTLRDALHHVGGRRPVLFVIAVGTVISAAIAPAVAIASGAAFALSELADYTVFTRLRRHGWVVAAVISNVVGAVVDTFVFLPLAGLPITAATVCGFLLVKSVWCSAALVLAAKGVRRALPGQREFRRHPGGDDHRGAGTDVHSSGRPCADPRDTLGSGHGMLWQRLPR
- a CDS encoding phosphoadenosine phosphosulfate reductase family protein — encoded protein: MLFWAVPIGRDKPRLSRLAPFRTSVNPLVGDPEARSGWIEPRARPRCALRPGRAGIERQLDLKDHVWTSADVAALSATQREERLSTLIDQAHRIVDEAIAEHAAGKSVVATCVLFSGGNDSTALTHLMRERATHAIHANTTIGIEATRVFVRETCRAWGLPLLERFPPEGSTYRDLVLAQGFPGPAHHFKMYQRLKERGLRQARRELVTHPRRERVIFIAGRRREESARRIQVPLHEREGSVVWVSPLALWTKLDLNTYRARFAVPRNPVADHLHMSGECLCGAFAASGELDEIRQWYPDVVRWLDRLSAEALARGITPERCEWGWGAYRSRGSRGAPRSGPLCQSCSTRSPS